The DNA sequence TGCCTCATACCGACGATTACAAAACAACGATCGAGAAGACTGCCGATCTTCTTAAAAATGCGATCAAACGACAGATTGTATCCGATGTTCCAATCTGTACCTTCCTGTCAGGAGGTATCGATTCCTCGATCGTAAGTGCTGTCTGTGCAAATGAATTAAAAGAACGCGGACAGGTGCTTGATACCTATTCCTTTGACTTTACAGATAATGCGCGTTATTTCAAATCAAATGCCTTTCAGCCGGAACAGGATCGTCCTTATGTCGATCAGATGGTATCCTATCTCGGAACCTCCCATCACTACTTAACCTGTAATATGGAGGAACTTGCCGATCTTCTCTATGACTCGGTTCTGTCGAGGGATCAACCAACCATGGCAGATGTCGACTCTTCGTTATTGTATTTCTGTAAACGGGTGTCCGAACACAATAAGGTTGTTTTGACCGGCGAATGTGCAGACGAGATATTCGGTGGTTATCCATGGTTCTACCGGGAAGATCTGCTTGCATCCGATACATTTCCATGGATGATCGATCTCACACCGAGAAAGCAGCTGTTAGATCCGGAGTTTGCAGATGCCTTACAGATGGATGACTATGTGAAAAATCTTTACCACCAGATCATCTCGGAGATTCCGGTTCTGCCGGAAGAATCAGATATCGAGAAATCCCGCCGCCGGATTGGCTATATGAACATCCGGATGTTTATGCAGACCCTGCTTGACCGTATGGATCGTACCAGTATGTATAATGGTCTGGAAGCCAGAGTACCATTTGCGGATATTCATCTTCTGCAATATGTCTTCAATGTTCCGTGGAAATACAAATACAGAAATCAGACCGAAAAAAGTCTGCTCCGCCATGCTGCCGTGAATCTCGTGCCAAATGAGATCCTGTTCCGGAAGAAAAGCCCGTATCCAAAGACATATAACCCGCTTTATGAAACGATCCTTGCCGACCGCTTAAGAGAAGTGATCGATGATCCTACAAGCCCTGTCAACCGATTTCTGGAAAAAAAAGCAGTTCTGCAGTTTCTGGAATCACCGAAAGATTACGGAAAGCCTTGGTATGGTCAGTTGATGGCAGGTCCACAGATGATGGCGTACTTATTACAGATCAACTACTGGCTGAAAGAATACCAGATCTCCATCGAATTCTGATCATAACACCCACCAGCCGGTGGGTGTTTATATCTTATATACCAGAACTCCAAAATGCCCGATACTCTATCGCCCCTTTTCCAGCAGATTATTTATCTTATAAAAACAAACCTCCTATAAAGTAAATAAAGAGCATGTAACCTATAATTCAGTATGATGCCCTACATAAATTACTAACATTTGCGTAATTTCGTTATGAGACTTGCA is a window from the Lachnospiraceae bacterium GAM79 genome containing:
- the asnB gene encoding asparagine synthase (glutamine-hydrolyzing), with protein sequence MCSISGFYNVHGRYTEAENHFQNILSDMNIKQKHRGPDDDGILLTDTCGLSHTRLSIRDIKAGIQPMTRTVAGRSFTIVFNGEIYNTDKLKQPLISHGYSFTTTSDTEVLLLSYIYYGPDFVEKVNGIFAFAIYDHMEQSIFLYRDPFGVKPLYYTFLSDETLVFASERKALFCYPGTFPRLDKKGLCEIFAIGPSKTPGCGVFKGINEIKPGYYLRYDRFGQSTICYFRIKSMPHTDDYKTTIEKTADLLKNAIKRQIVSDVPICTFLSGGIDSSIVSAVCANELKERGQVLDTYSFDFTDNARYFKSNAFQPEQDRPYVDQMVSYLGTSHHYLTCNMEELADLLYDSVLSRDQPTMADVDSSLLYFCKRVSEHNKVVLTGECADEIFGGYPWFYREDLLASDTFPWMIDLTPRKQLLDPEFADALQMDDYVKNLYHQIISEIPVLPEESDIEKSRRRIGYMNIRMFMQTLLDRMDRTSMYNGLEARVPFADIHLLQYVFNVPWKYKYRNQTEKSLLRHAAVNLVPNEILFRKKSPYPKTYNPLYETILADRLREVIDDPTSPVNRFLEKKAVLQFLESPKDYGKPWYGQLMAGPQMMAYLLQINYWLKEYQISIEF